GCTCCGCAACACCGCCAGCGCCGAGCGCACCATCCGCGTGGGCGTCTCGTACCGCAACTCGACGGTCGACAACAAGATGTTCACCTCGGGCAACGGCACGACGACCGTGCGCGGCTCGATCACCCCCACGAAGGACGGCACGGCGCGCACGGACGCGACGGCCCAGGCGCGCCTCGTGGCCGCCGACGGCTCCGAGCGCACGGCGACCATGACGCCCATCGTCTCGGGATCGCCCCAGCGCGTGGTCACTTTCGCGGACTCGGCGCCCGGCGCGTACCTGCTGTTCGCGACCGCGACGATCGACGGCGAGGAGTTCACGTCTGTCGCCGCGGTGCACGCTGCGGCGCCCGAGACCACGCCGCCGGCCGTTGAGTACACGACGACCCCCGCCGCCTCCAACGCGCGCGGCTGGTTCGCGCGTGCCGTGACAGTCGAGCTCCGCGCGAGCGACACGGGTGCCGGCGTGTGGCGCATGTTCACGAGCCTCGACGGCGCCGAGTTCGAGCCCACCTACGGCTCGTACTTCTCGACCACCCTCGGCGAGGGCGAGCACGAGCTGCGCTACTACGCGGAGGACCTGCAGAACAACCTCTCGGGCATCGTCACGCGCACCATCCGGATCGACACGACCGCTCCCGTGGTCGCGATCGACGGCGTCCCTGCAGAGGTCGAGGAGGACGAGGAGGTCGCGGTCTCGTGGCAGTGCACGGATGCGCTCTCCGGCATCCTCGAGTGCCGCGACCCCGAGAACGTCGTCGTCGACCCCGAGACCCCTGGCACGGGTGTGCTCGACACGTCGAGGCCCGGCGTCCACGAGGTGCGCGTCGTCGCCACCGACCGCGCCGGCAACATCTGGACCGAGACGCGCAGCTACCGCGTGCTCAGCTCCGACACGACGGCCCCCGAGCTCACCGTCACGGTGCCCGACGAGCCCGTGAGCGGATGGCACACGAGCCCCGTCGAGCTCGTCTTCGAGGCGTCCGACGGCGAGAGCGGCCTCTCCCAGATCCACTGGGAGTACGACACGGGATCCGGCGTCGTCATCGACTCGACGACCGAGGGCACCGGGCGGCTCCTGCTCGACCGCACGGGCACGTACTCCGTGCTCGTCTGGGCCGAGGACAACGCGGGCAACCGCGAGACCGCTCAGCGCGTCACCGTGCGCGTCGACGTGAGCGTGCCGACGATCGTCGTCACCTCGCCCGCCGACGAGCTCCCGGCGATCCTGCCGAACGGGCACTACGCCCAGAACGAGCGCGTGACCGTCGACTACGAGTGCGCAGACCGGGGCTCCGGCCTCGCGACCTGCAACGCGACGACCCCTGCGGGTGAGCTCCTGCCGACGGGCACCCCCGGCACGCACGAGCTGCGGATCGTCGCGACCGACGTGGCGGGCAACCGCACCGAGCGCGTCGTCACCTACACCGTCGACGCGGTGGCCGGATCCGGGAACCCCGGCTCCACGCCCGCCGCGTCCCGAGACCCCCGACTGGCACAGACCGGCGCCGAGACCGTGATCCCCGCGATCGCCCTCGTCGCAGTTCTCCTCGCGGCAGGAGCCACGCTCCTGACCACGCGGAGGCTCGGCGGCCGCTAGTCGGGTTGCGGCCGCCGCGCGTCCGGGCGGGATTCCGGGGGGTTCGCCGCCCGGACGCACCCGCGGCCACCAGCACCACCAGCACCACCACCGCAGTACCAGCACCACCCACCCCGGACCCCCGGACAAGAAAATCCGACACAGTAAGGAAGAACAGGACGATGTCCCGAACCACCACACGCGCCCTCGCGGGCGTCATCACGGCGGGCGGCCTCGCGGTCGCGCTCGCCGGCTGCAACCTCCTGCCCGGCCAGGGCGGCGACGCGAAGGGCGGCAAGGCCGTCGGCTTCGACCAGGTGCAGTCCGCGGTCATCCAGCTCGAGGCGCGCGGAACCTTCGTCGACCCCGAGTACGGCGGCTACGAGGCCGCGGGCCGCGGCTCCGGCTTCATCATCAACGAGGACGGCCTCGCGATCACCAACAACCACGTCGTCGTCGGCGCGGGCACGATCGACGTCTGGCGCGGAGGCGACAAGAGCGACACGCTCGACGCCCGCGTGCTCGGCGCATCCGAGTGCCTCGACATCGCCGTGGTGCAGCTCGAGAAGGACAGCTACCCCTTCCTCGACTGGCACAAGGGCGAGATCAAGACCGGCATCGACGTCTACGCCGCCGGCTTCCCCCTCGGCGACCCGACGTTCACCATGACCCGCGGCATCGTCTCGAAGGCCGACATCGAGGGCGACACCGCGTGGGCCTCGATCGACTCGATCATCGAGCACGACGCGCGCATCCGCCCCGGCAACTCGGGCGGCCCGCTCGTCGACTCCGACGGCAAGATCGTCGGCGTCAACTACGCCGGCGAGGACAAGTACGACTACAACTTCGCCATCCACCGCGACGAGGTGCAGGACGTCATCGAGCAGCTCGCCGCCGGCGAGTCGGTGCTGAGCCTCGGCATCAACGGCCAGGGCGTCTACGGCGAGGACGGCGGACTCGGCGTCTGGGTCGCGTCGGTCGCGGCCGGCTCGACCGCCGACAAGGCCGGCATCCTGCCCGGCGACCTCATCACCCGCCTCGGCGGCGTGAGCGTCGGCACCGACGGCACGATGCGCGAGTACTGCGACGTGCTGCGCACGCACGGGGAGAAGGCGACGCTCGACGTCGAGCTCTTCCGTCCGTCCGACTCGTCGTACTACCGCGGTCAGGTCAACTCGGAGCGCACCGTCTCCGCCGTCGCCAACGTCGGCGGCGGGGGCGGGGGCGGCGAGCCCTCGGGCGACTTCGTCGACGTGACCGACGACGCCGGCGCCGTCGCCGTCTCGGTGCCGGCCGAGTGGAGCGACGTCGACGGCTCGGGCTTCACCGACAACGCGGGCAACCAGTGGTACCGCGTGACGGCGAGCACGAGCGTGCAGCAGCTCAACAACAGCTGGAACGTCCCCGGCGTGAGCGTCGCGGCCACCCCGACCGCGGCCGATCCGGCCAACGTCGACGCGCTGCTCAACTCGACGCGCGAGAGCGTCGTCGGCGACGGCTGCGTCTCGCAGGGCGTCGAGAGCTACGCCGACGGCTACCACACCGGCAAGTACGAGTACTTCGTGAACTGCGGCTCGACGAAGGCCGACTATGTCGGCATCGCGGCGGTCGCGGACGACGGCAGCTACCTCATCTACGTGCTGATCCAGGCCCTCGACGACGACGACGCCGCGGCGATCGACCGCATCGTCAGCAGCTTCATCGCGGGTTTCTGAGTCTGCGGGCGGGCGCCCCGTCCCCCCTTTCGACGGCGCCCGCCCTCAGCCCCACCTACTCCCCCCGGATCTCCCACCTCCACCACCTCCACAACCGCAAGGGAGCACCACCATGACCGCATCATCCGCTCGCGACCGCCTCTGGCCGCTCTGGGGAGTCGCCGCCGGAGCCGCCGGCTTCGCCGCGACCGTGCTGTTCGACCACCGGCCCGAGAGCGAGCTCGAGGCCGCGGGGCGCGGCGAGGACTTCGTCGTCACCCCCGAGGTCATGACCGAGCTCACCCGCCTGCCCAACTACATCGGCTTCCTCGTCGGCTTCGCCGCGGTCGCCCTCCTCGTCGTCTTCGCTGCCGCGTGGCGCTCGCGCGTCGAGGCGCAGCATCCGCGCTCCATCGCCGCATCGGTCGTCTCGGGCGGGGTGCTCGTCACGGCGGCCGGCCTCGCCCTCGGCTACGGCTGGAAGGGCGCCCTCGCCAACTACGGCTTCGACGGCCCCGAGAAGGGGCTCTACGAGCACGACGGGCTCTTCGTGTACTTCATGCTCACCGACTTCGGCCCCTACATCCCGTGGCTCGGCGTGCTCGTCGCGTTCGCGGGGATGGCGTGGATGGCGTGGGTCGAGCGCCTGATCTCGCGCGTGCTCGGCGCCGTGCTCACGATCTACGTCGCCCTCATCGTCTACGCCTACGTCGCGATGGGCGTGCCCGGCATCGCGGGCCCCGCATCCGGCCTCGTGCTCATCGTCGCGGGCCTCTGGCTCTCGATCGGCCGCAGCCGCATCACCCTGCGGCCGCTCACCGTCGCCCCGCGCGCGGCGCGCGAAGCCGCGCCCGCCGAAGAGGAGCCGAGCTCCGCGCCGGCCGGCACGGCGTGAGGTCCGGACGCCTCGCGGCCGCCGCACTCTCCCTCGTCGCCGCGGCCGCGCTCACGGGCTGCGGCGACGAGGAGCCCATGCCCGTGCCGACCCCGACGCCGTCGGCCACCTCCGACACCGCGCAGCGCGAGGCGCCGCCCGAGGTCGACCCCCGCTGCGTCAAGGAGTACGGCGCCCGCGCCGGTTTCGTGTACGAGGGCGACATCCGCACCCGCCCCGACGGGTTCCCGACGGTCGCCGACTTCGCGGTGCTGTGCTTCATCGAGACCCTCTCGCCGTCCGAGCAGGCCGGTCACTACGCGACCACCTACTACACGCCCTACGACTGGGTGCTCGACTACTACGAGAAGTCGATCACGGGCGGCGCGCACGGCCGCGCGGACTCGACAGACGGCCTGCTGCTGACGGGCGTCGTCGGCGACGCCTCCTTCTACATCGTCGAGACCGGCACGAGCCGGTACGCCATCCACTGGGCGATCGACGGCGACTACCGAGAGTGACCACCCCGAGAGGAACCACCACATGACGAACCCCCAGACCCGGATGCGCGCCCGCATGACCCGCACGCTGCAGCTCGCCCTGCTCGGCGGCACGGTCGCGCTCGCCCTCGCCGCGTGCGCGCCCGCCACCACCGGCAACCCGCTCGTCGACGACCCGAACGGCCCCGCCGTCTCGGGCCCCGCCCAGGGCGGCGGTGGGAGCGGCAGCGCCGTGTGCCAGGCCGCATTCCCCGAGAGCGGGCTCGGCTACAGCAGCAATCCCTTCGAGGCCCCGACCGTGCCGGGCGACTGGAGCGCGCCCGCGGGCGTCGAGCTCTGCGTCGTCTACCAGTCGAGCGACACGACCGCGGTGCTGCAGTACACGACCGACCTCGAGCCGGATGCCGTGCTCGACGCCTGGGAGCCGCTCCTCGGCGGCTACGCGACCGAGCGCAGCGACGGGATCGCCGGCTGGCCGATCCTCAACGCCTACGCGGGAGACCTCGAGTTCGCCATTCAGACGGACGGCGAGTCGAACACGATCGTCGTCGCCTTCCAGGAGGGCGACGCCTGACCCGGAACGACGGGAAGCGTTCCGCGCGGGCGACCCGGTCCCTCCTGGCCGGGTTGCCCGCACCACTCCCAGGGCCGGGGTCGTCGGCGCCGCCTAGACTCGATGCGCCATGACCTTCCTCCTCGACGGATTCGACAGCGATCCGGGTGACTCGGGCCTGCCGTCCGCGGGTGCGCCCGCCGTCGACGAGGCCCTCCTCGCGGGCCTCAACCCCCAGCAGCGCGCGGCGGTGCTCTCGCGCAGCAAGGCCCTGCTCATCGTCGCGGGCGCCGGCTCGGGCAAGACGAGCGTGCTCACGCGCCGCATCGCGAGCCTGCTGCAGACGCGCGAGGCGTGGCCGAGCCAGATCCTCGCCATCACCTTCACCAACAAGGCGGCGGGCGAGATGCGCGAGCGCGTCGCGCAGCTCGTGGGCGGCGCCTCCGAGGGCATGTGGATCTCCACGTTCCACTCGGCGTGCGTGCGCATCCTTCGCCGCCAGGCAGAGGCGATGGGGCTCAAGTCGGCGTTCACGATCTACGACTCCGCCGACTCGCGCGCGATGCTCAAGCGCATCATCAAGGAGCTCGAGGTCGACACGCTCGGGCTCACGGTTCCGTCGGTCGCCGCCAAGATCTCGAAGCTCAAGAACGAGCTCGCCGACGTCGACAGCTACGCGCGCCAGGTCAACGCCTCCGACCCCGCGGACGCCGCGTTCCTCGAGGTGTTCCGCCGCTATACCGACGGCCTGCGCCGCGCGAACGCCCTCGACTTCGACGACCTCATCGCCGAGACCGTGCACCTCTTCCGCGCCTTCCCGGAGGTCGCCGCGCTCTACCAGCGCCGCTTCCGCCACATCCTCGTCGACGAGTACCAGGACACCAACCACGCGCAGTACGCCCTCATCCGCGAGCTCACGCGCCCCGTCGAACCGCAGCACGTGCCGCCGGACACCCGGATGCGGCTCGACGCCTCGGGCGGCATCCCCGGCGCCGCGCTCACGGTCGTGGGCGACTCCGATCAGTCGATCTACGCGTTCCGCGGCGCCGACATCCGCAACATCGTCGAGTTCGAGCGCGACTTCCCCGACGCCGAGGTCATCCTGCTCGAGCAGAACTACCGCTCGACGCAGAACATCCTCGACGCCGCCAACGCCGTCATCGCGGCCAACTTCGACCGCCAGGAGAAGAACCTCTTCACGACGGTCGGCGCGGGCGACAAGATCACGGGCTTCACGGGCTACACGGCCTACGACGAGGCGCAGTTCGTGGCAGACGAGATCCAGAAGCTGCACGAGGCCGGCGCCGCCTACAAGGACATGGCCGTGTTCTTCCGCGTCAACTCGCAGACGCGCGCGCTGGAGGACATCCTCATCCGGTCGGCCATCCCGTACCGCATCGCGGGCGGAACGAAGTTCTACGAGCGCGCCGAGATCAAGGATGCGATGGCCTACCTCGTGCAGGTCGCCAACCCCGCCGACGACCTGGCCCTCCGCCGCATCATGAACACCCCCAAGCGCGGCATCGGGCCGGCGACCGAGGCGGCGCTGCAGGCGCACGCCGACCGGCTCGGGGTGCCGTTGCGCGAGACGCTCCGCGACGCCGACCAGCTCGGCCTCGGGCCCAAGGTCACGAAGGCGATCATGGACCTCGGCGCGACCCTCGACGAGGTCGAGGCGATGGTGCCCACCTCGCCGCCCGCCGACATCCTCACCGAGCTGCTCGTGCGCACGGGCTACGTCGACGCCCTCCGTGCGACGCGCGACGCCCAGGACGAGGTGCGCGCCGAGAACGTCGAGGAGCTCCTGTCGTTCACGAAGGAGTTCGCGAAGCGCAACCCCGAGGGGCGCCTCATCGATTTCCTCACCGAGGTCGCGCTCGTCGCGGCGGCCGACGAGATCGACGACGCCTCCGGCACCGTCACCCTCATGACGCTGCACACGGCGAAGGGCCTCGAGTACGACACGGTGTTCCTCACGGGCATCGAGGAGGACCTGCTGCCGCACCGCATGTCGGCGGGCGAGCCCGGCGGCATCGCCGAGGAGCGGCGCCTCTTCTACGTGGGCATCACGCGCGCCCGCAAGCGGCTCTACCTCTCGCTCGCCATGACGCGCGCCCAGTTCGGCGACACGGCGGTCGCGATGCCGAGCCGCTTCCTGCAGGACATCCCCGGCCACCTCATCGACTGGCGGCAATCGCCCGGCATGGCTAACTCGCGCGGCGGCACCCGCTCGCGCGCGCTCAACGCCCCGCGGTCGCGCGAGCGCTTCAGCTACAGCACCTCGCTGCCGCCGGCCCCCAACCGCGAGAAGCGCGAGTGGACGAGCGCCGTCACCAACACGGTGCGCGACAACGGCGACCTGACGCTCGAGGCGGGCGACCGCATCCGGCACACCGACTTCGGCGAGGGCCGCGTCGTGGGCGTCACGGGCCAGGCCCCGAAGGCCGTCGCCGAGGTGCAGTTCGACACGGCCGGCCGCAAGCGGCTGCTCATCAAGATCGCGCCGATCGAGAAGCTGTAGGCCCTGCCGCACGTCGGCGCCCCGGCGTACCGTCGCCCGCATGGACGTCACCGACTGGCTGCTCGACTCCGACCCCGCCATCCGGCACCAGGTGCTGCGCGACCTCGTGGGGGCGCATCCGGATGCCGTGGCCGCCGAGCGTGCCCGCGTCGCGCACGAGGGCTGGGGCTCGTGGCTGCTCGAGCGGCAGGACGCCGACGGCTACTGGGACGGGGGCACCTACCGTCCGCGGTGGGCGCCCGAGGACCGGCCCTTCTTCTCCGCGTGGACGGCGACGCACTTCACGGTGACCCTCCTGCGCGACCTCGGCGTCGACCCCGCCGACCCCGTGGTGCGGGAGGCGATCGCGCGCGTCGCCCACGGCGTCGCGTGGGAGGAGGAGGACGGCGGCCTGCCCTACTTCGAGCTCTCCCTCGAGCCGTGCATCGTCGGCGTGCTGCTCTCCAACACGGTGTACTTCGGGTTCGACGCGTCGCGCACGCTCGACCGCGCCCTCGAGGCGCAGCTGGCCGACGGGGGATGGAACTGCGCGACCGACTCGCCCGTGTCGTCGTTCCACCCCACGATCTGCGTCGTCGAGGGTCTGCTCGCGTGGGAGGGCGCGGCGGCTGCCGACGACCCGCGGCGTCCCGTTGTGCTCGCGGCGCGCATCCGGGGCGAGGAGTACCTGCTCGAACGGCGGCTGCTGCGCCGCCGCTCGACGGGCGGCATCGCCGACCCGCGCTTCACGATGACCTCGTTCCCGACCCGCTGGCACTACGACGTGCTGCGGGCCCTCGAGCACTTCCGGCTCGCACGACCCGACGGCGACGAGCGGATGCGCGAGGCCGTCGAGCTCGTGCGCGGCAAGGCCGACGCCGACGGGCGATGGCCGCTCGAGAACGAGCACGACGGGTCCGTGTGGTTCGACATGGAACGGGAGGGCGAGCCGAGCCGCTGGATCACCCTGCGGGCGCTGCGCGTGCTGCGCTGGTGGGACGGCCTCACGCCTCGCTGATCGCGTCGCGCTCGCTCGGGGAGAGGTCGGATGCCGCGGCCCGCATCCGGCGCCTCGCGACCGTCACGACGGCGAGGAGCGCGAGCACGGCGACGAGCAGGATCGCGGCGTCGACCGCGAGCGCCCAGGTGACCCCGATCCAGGCCCCGAGCGCGCCGACGATGACGCCCGAGCCGACGCGCGAGCCCGCCGACGCCATCGAGTAGGCCCCGATGAAGCGGCCGCGGCGGGCGGCGGGTGCCGTGAGCTGCACGACCGCCTGCGAGGTCGAGCTCGACACGAGGCTCGCCATGCCGGCGAGCACGAGGGCCGCGAGGCTCAGCGGGAAGCTGCGCGACACCGAGAACACGAGCACCGCCGTCGCGAACACGGCCGAGGCGACGATCGCGAGCCGCGGTGTCACGCGCACGCGGCCGATCGCCTCGAGCCCGATGCCGCCGGCGACGGCGCCCGTCGCCATCGCGACGATGAGCAGGCCGTAGGCGACGCCCGACTCGTCGAGCCCCAGCACGGCGCCGAACTCCGGCAGCAGCGGCAGGATCGCCTGGCCGACGAGCAGACCGACGAGCACCTGCAGCACCGTGACGGCGAGGATCGACGGAAAGCGCGGCACGTCGCGCAGCACGCTCGCGACGTCCCGCAGCCGCAGCGGCTCGCGCACGCTGCCGTTGCGCGCATGCCCGTCGTAGGGCACGACCATGAGGTAGACGACGAACGGCACGTAGAGCAGCACGTTGATCGCCATCGCCCACGCCGGCCCGACCGTGAACAGCAGCGCGGCGCCGACGGCGGGGCCCCCGAGCATCCCGAGCTGCAGGCCCGTGGCCATGAGGCGTACGCCGCTCGGCAGGTCGTCCGGGCCGACGATGTCGTAGAGCATGAGCTGGTCGGCGGGTCCCCAGAAGGTGCCCGCAAGGCCGTGCAGCAGCAGGAGCACGACGCAGTGCCACTCTTCGAGGGTGCCCGTCGCGATGAGCACCGCCCAGCCGAGCGACGCGAGCATGAAGCACGCGGCGCCGAGCTGGATGAGGCGGCGGCAGTCGAAGCGGTCGGCGAGCGCGCCGAACGGGATCGCGAACAGCAGCTGGGGCAGCCAGTGGCTGATGACCGCGAAGCCCGCGAGTACGGGCGACTCGAAGAGCTGCCACATCACGAAGTAGGTGATGGCGTGCTCGACGTGGTCGGCGCCCATCATGAGCGAGCCACCTGCGAGGTAGCCCCTGTACCAGGGCGCGCGGAGGGCGGCGAATCTCACTCGCGGGAGCCTACGCCCGGTCGCCGACGCGGGTGCGACGCCCGTCCGGGGGTCTTGCCAAGCCGCCGCGGCATCCGCCACTCTGGGCTCGAACTTGGACGATCGTCCAAGTCGACCGAGCGACTCGACGACGAGGATGTCA
The Protaetiibacter sp. SSC-01 genome window above contains:
- a CDS encoding S1C family serine protease; translation: MSRTTTRALAGVITAGGLAVALAGCNLLPGQGGDAKGGKAVGFDQVQSAVIQLEARGTFVDPEYGGYEAAGRGSGFIINEDGLAITNNHVVVGAGTIDVWRGGDKSDTLDARVLGASECLDIAVVQLEKDSYPFLDWHKGEIKTGIDVYAAGFPLGDPTFTMTRGIVSKADIEGDTAWASIDSIIEHDARIRPGNSGGPLVDSDGKIVGVNYAGEDKYDYNFAIHRDEVQDVIEQLAAGESVLSLGINGQGVYGEDGGLGVWVASVAAGSTADKAGILPGDLITRLGGVSVGTDGTMREYCDVLRTHGEKATLDVELFRPSDSSYYRGQVNSERTVSAVANVGGGGGGGEPSGDFVDVTDDAGAVAVSVPAEWSDVDGSGFTDNAGNQWYRVTASTSVQQLNNSWNVPGVSVAATPTAADPANVDALLNSTRESVVGDGCVSQGVESYADGYHTGKYEYFVNCGSTKADYVGIAAVADDGSYLIYVLIQALDDDDAAAIDRIVSSFIAGF
- a CDS encoding MFS transporter produces the protein MRFAALRAPWYRGYLAGGSLMMGADHVEHAITYFVMWQLFESPVLAGFAVISHWLPQLLFAIPFGALADRFDCRRLIQLGAACFMLASLGWAVLIATGTLEEWHCVVLLLLHGLAGTFWGPADQLMLYDIVGPDDLPSGVRLMATGLQLGMLGGPAVGAALLFTVGPAWAMAINVLLYVPFVVYLMVVPYDGHARNGSVREPLRLRDVASVLRDVPRFPSILAVTVLQVLVGLLVGQAILPLLPEFGAVLGLDESGVAYGLLIVAMATGAVAGGIGLEAIGRVRVTPRLAIVASAVFATAVLVFSVSRSFPLSLAALVLAGMASLVSSSTSQAVVQLTAPAARRGRFIGAYSMASAGSRVGSGVIVGALGAWIGVTWALAVDAAILLVAVLALLAVVTVARRRMRAAASDLSPSERDAISEA
- a CDS encoding ATP-dependent helicase; this translates as MTFLLDGFDSDPGDSGLPSAGAPAVDEALLAGLNPQQRAAVLSRSKALLIVAGAGSGKTSVLTRRIASLLQTREAWPSQILAITFTNKAAGEMRERVAQLVGGASEGMWISTFHSACVRILRRQAEAMGLKSAFTIYDSADSRAMLKRIIKELEVDTLGLTVPSVAAKISKLKNELADVDSYARQVNASDPADAAFLEVFRRYTDGLRRANALDFDDLIAETVHLFRAFPEVAALYQRRFRHILVDEYQDTNHAQYALIRELTRPVEPQHVPPDTRMRLDASGGIPGAALTVVGDSDQSIYAFRGADIRNIVEFERDFPDAEVILLEQNYRSTQNILDAANAVIAANFDRQEKNLFTTVGAGDKITGFTGYTAYDEAQFVADEIQKLHEAGAAYKDMAVFFRVNSQTRALEDILIRSAIPYRIAGGTKFYERAEIKDAMAYLVQVANPADDLALRRIMNTPKRGIGPATEAALQAHADRLGVPLRETLRDADQLGLGPKVTKAIMDLGATLDEVEAMVPTSPPADILTELLVRTGYVDALRATRDAQDEVRAENVEELLSFTKEFAKRNPEGRLIDFLTEVALVAAADEIDDASGTVTLMTLHTAKGLEYDTVFLTGIEEDLLPHRMSAGEPGGIAEERRLFYVGITRARKRLYLSLAMTRAQFGDTAVAMPSRFLQDIPGHLIDWRQSPGMANSRGGTRSRALNAPRSRERFSYSTSLPPAPNREKREWTSAVTNTVRDNGDLTLEAGDRIRHTDFGEGRVVGVTGQAPKAVAEVQFDTAGRKRLLIKIAPIEKL